CTCCGGCCATACCCGCCTCAGCAGTGCATTGCCGACCGCAAACACCGCGCCCAACACCAGCGCCGCCGCCAGCCCTCCCGCCAGCTTCAGGCCCATACGCGCCCGCAAATCCCGCCCCATCTCCCCACGAAGCTCCCTGTCGAGCAGCAGGCCCGCTACGGAAAGCAACAAGCCGTTCGCGGCCATCCACCACCAGAAATCCAACGCGCCCACGCGGCGCCATGCGAACAGTGGCATCATCAGCACATAGGCGCCCGCGACGTACCCCCACAGCCCGCGCGTGCTCATCGCCCGTACTCTCGCTGAACGTGGTTCCCGCCGGTCAACTCCCGCTCAGCGGCGAACCGTAAACCGATACCGGCCGGACTCGACCTCCAGCACCACGCGATCGCCCACCTGCCGCGCAGCGCGCACACCCTCGGCTGCGGCCGCCGGCCCGCCGCCCTCCTCTCGAACCGACTCCACCGACGCAGCCGGCACCCACAGTTCCGCGGTGACACCCGGCGGGATGCATACCTCCCAGACCAGCTCCCGACCACGGCTCGCCCATTCGCTCTCGATGCGCCCCGATACCGCCCGATACACGGCCCGAACCCGCTCGCAGCCGGGCACCACCTCGGGACGCATCCGCAACCGCCGGAAACCCGACCGATCTGGCGCGTTCGCGATGCCGGCGAGATTCTCAAACATCCAGATCACGAGATCGCCCAGCAACATCACGTGATTGTGCGAATTCATTGCCGGATCCGCGGTATCGCCATTCCACAGCTCCCAGATCGTCGTCGCCCCCCGCCGCACCATATACCCCCAGCTCGGATAGCTTTCGCGCGTCGCCAGCGTCCACGCGAGGTCGGCGCGGCCGAGATCGGTGAGCGTCCGCATCAGCCACTGCCCGCCGATCAGGCCGGTCATCACATGACCCCCTGCTTCGCGCTCGAGCTTGTCCACCAGCCGCCCAGCCACACGTCCTCGCTCCGCCTCGGGCACCAGCCCAAACCGTAACGGCAAAATGCAGGCGGTCGCCGTGCCATTGTCGTACCAGCCGTCCGCCGGCCGGAAAAACTCCCGGTGAAACGCCGCCGCCGTCTCGCGCGCCAGCCGCTCATACCGTGCCGCCTCTCCTCCGCGGCCGAGCAGCCGCGCAAACTCCGCGAGCATCTCGGCGCACTTCGCGAAGTATGCGGTTCCGATGAGCGGCCCGGCGGTCTTCCGCGCCAGATCTTTCGAGTGAATCAGCTTCGGGTCCTCCGGCGGAACGCACCAGTCGCCATACGTGTCCCGCGGCTGAATGCCGTTGGTCACGAACGTCTGCATGTGCTCCATCCAGCGCACCATCGCCGGCCACGCCTCCGCGACCGTCACTCGGTCGTCGTAGTGGTCCAACAGCGCCCGCGGCACAAACAAAAGACTCGACGGCCACGTCATGTTGTCGGTGTAGATCGGCCAGTATGGCGGCGCGACGTTCGGCACGCTGCCGTTGTCCCGCTGCGCGTCCACAATGTCTCGCGTCCACTTCGCGTAAAATGCGGCGAGGTCAAATAGGAACATCTCGCCGTGACACTCCGCGGAGCGGTCGCCCAGCCAGCCTTGGCGCTCATCGCGCTGGGGACAGTCCGTCGGAATGCTCCGGTAGTTGCCCCGAATGCCCCACACCGCGTTCGAGAAAATCTGGTTCAGCAGCGGATCGGAGCACGACCATTCGCCCACTCGCTCGACGTCGTCATGCACGACGCGCCCATCAATCATTTCCGCAGTCAGCTCGCCCGGCCACCCCTCCACCTCAACGAACCGGAAACCGTGATACGTGAACCGCGGCTCCCACTCCTCGACCCCTTCCCCCCGCAGCACATAGCGATCGGTCACCTTCGCGCCGCGAATGTTGTCGAGGTACAGCTCGCCCTCCGCGTTCAGCGTCTCCGCGTGGCGCAGCGTCACCACCGTCCCGCGTGGCCCCCGGACCCGGATCCGACACCAGCCGACCATGTTCTGCCCCATGTCCACGATCCAGCGTCCATCGGGCCGGCGCCGAATCTCGCGCGGCCGCAGCGTCTCCGTCACGCGGATCGGCGGCATCACCGCCCCCCACATCCGGCCCGCCGGTGCCCCGACCCGTTGCGCCGGCCACCAGCCGCTCTCATCGAAGCCGGCTGACGCCCAGCCCCGCATCTCGCGCCGGGCGTCGTAGTCCTCACCATCGTACTCGTTGTTCGCGAGAACTGGTCCGTTCGTCGTCATGCGCCACGAGGCGTCGCTCACAAGACGCTCGCGCCGTCCGTCCGTGAACTCCACCGCGAGGCAGAGTCGCAGCTTCGGCCAACCATAGGTCAGCGTCTCGGTCGGCTCGACCAGCCGCGGCGCATAGTAGCGTCCGTTGCCCAGGATCACCCCGATCGCATTTGATCCGGTCTGTAACGCCTCCGTCACATCACGGGTCACATACGGAACCCGCGCATCGTAGTGCGTGAGCGGCGGCCACAACACCTCGTCCCCGATCCGCCGCCCATTGATCCACAACTCACCGAGCCCCAGCGCCGAATAGTGGACCACCGCCCGCCGAATCTCGCCGGTGAGCGCAAACTCGCGCCGTAACCAGCGCGCCGGCTGTCGCCGGTCCGCCGGCAACGCGACCGCCCCCCACGGCGGGTCGCCCGGTCGGCCCACCGCTCGCACCGGCATCCACCCCTCGACCAGCTCGAGCCGCTCCGGCCAACCCGGCGGCTCGTTGGTCGCACACCGCCACTCTGCGTCCGTCTCCATCGACCACGCCCGCCCCGACTCGTGCTCCACCTCGATCACCGCCAGCCACCCCGCCGGGTTCGGCCCCCCGCCCAGGTTCTCCACCCGCACCGCCAACACGTTCGTCCCGCCGTGCAGATGGCGCATCAAGTCAAATTCCCCCGACGCCTTGAACGAAGACACCCGCCCCACCCGCTCACCGTTGCAATAGATGTCGGCAAGGTTGTCTGCGGCCGCAAGCAGTCTCGCCCGCCGAACCGGATCGCCACCGTCCGGCACCACGACCACCCGGCGGAAATACCGCGCACCCGGCGGCTCCGGCCGCTCCGGCGTCCATATCCAGGAGCCACGCATCAGGAGCCCCGTCTCCGTCACACCGTCCAAGCCGATCCACTCCGCCCCCGCCCACTCGGAGGGATCCGTGATACCCATCGTCCACGAGGCGATCCCGCTCCATCCGGACGGCTGACCCTCACGGTCCCACACTCGCACCTTCCAGAACGCCGTTTCGCCGCTGCGCAGGGGCGTGCCCCCATAACGGATCTCCGTCCCCTCCTCCCATCGCTGCTGGCCGCTGTCCCACAGCTCACCGCGGTCTTCCGCCAATGCCGCCGCCGACCGCGCCACGAGTACCTGCCACGCGGTGGGCCGGTCGCCGCGTCGCTCCGAACTCAGCCGCCAGCGCAATCGCGGCGCGGCTGTTTCCACGGCCGTCGGATTGACCAGGTGCTCGCAGCGCAAATCCTCTACACGAAGCGCCGCGCGAACAGACGGTGGAAACCACAACGAAGACGCCGCAAGAAACAGAATCCACATTTCTGGTCTCATCCGAGCCTCCCATTCGAGCCAGAGCCCATCCCTGAGGCTAGCCGTCCTCCGCCCCCGCATTCAAGACCGACCAAGGCCCCTCCACCCGGCGTTGGAAGGGCCGGCTCCATGCGGACCGCCTCCCTGGAGGGCGCCGTTCCACCGGCGCCAATGGAGGGCCCGGTTCCACCCGGGCCATCGAGGATTCGATTTACGGACACCGTGGAAGGCGCCCCTCCAACGTGCATGGAGGGCGCGGTTCCACCCGCGCCGGCCCTGGAGGGCGCCGTTCCACCGGCGCCAATGGAGGGCCCGCTTCCACGCGGGCCGTGGGGGATTCGATTTGCGGACGCCGTGGAACGCGTCCCTCCAACGTGCATGGAGGGCGCCGTTCCACCGGCGCCGCTGGAGGGCCCGGTTCCACCCGGGCCTTTTGGGGATAGGTCGGCGCAGAACTCGACCCTCCAGAGGCGGCTACGATGGCGGCACCAACCTTCACCTGCGCCGCAACACGACCTACTCGCGCGCTCAGCGCAACGCGTGCACAATATCATCCGCAGGCCGCGTGGGCCGCAAACCTGAAGGAGGAAGTATGAACAGCCTCTCCGACCTTAGATCTGTTCTACGTCGGATCCCTGTCCTCGCCCTCGCGCTCATGCCGGACCTCGCCAACGCCCAAACAATCCTCTGGCAGACCAGCGCAGTGCCAGACCGCGTCTGGTCACGCGAACACGCCGCCGCCACCCTTCATCGCGAAGCCGACGCGGTCCGCATCACCCACCGCGGCGAAAAAGACTGGGCACTCCGGCCGGAGATCGCCATCCCTCCCATGAACGGCATCGCCGAAGTCGCAGTTCCGATCCGTGGAGACGGCCGGGGCGAGATCACCGTTGCATTCGCCCGAAAAACAGAGGATGACCGTGTGCTCGAATGGACCCACCGCGCACGTACCCTTCGCCCCCCCACCACGACCATCGTGCTTCGGACCCGCGCCCGACTGCCCGTCGCCGGCGAGCGCCTTCACGCTCGGGTGCTCGGCACCGGCCCTGGGGAATTTGTCGTTGGCCCAATCACCGCCACCGTCGTCGCCCCGCCACCAATGGCCAGCGGGCAGCCCCTTACGATCAGCAACCGCGTGATCGCGGCCCGACTCGATCCCCGCGATGCAACCCTCGCTCTCACCGACCTGCGTACCGCCCGCTCCTGGCTGCCCGCCCGTCCCTCCTCGCCATGGCAGGCGCTCAGAGTGCGCGCGGCTCGCGACCGCCTGGAGTGGACGCTTTCCGACGAATTTGGCGAGGCCAGTTGGGATGCCCGCCTCACGCTCGAACCTGACCTCGCCGAAGCGGTGCTGCTGCTCACGCCCCGCCACGGTACCAATGCGCCAATGCGAGAGCCCCTGGCCTATCCGCCGCCCCTCGCCGCAGACCCGCCCGAATCCGCCGAACTCATCCTTCCCCTGAACGAGGGCATCGGCTTCCCCGTCGGCGATGCCGCCGTGCCGACCATGCGCCTCATCGCGTATGGCGGCCACGGCATCTGCATGGCGTTCGCCGGACTCGTCGCCGGCGACACCGCCTTCATGATGCTCATCGAAACGCCCGACGACGCCGCGATACGGCTCGACCGCCGCGAGGGCCGGCTCGTGCTGGCGCCCGAGTGGGACCCCCAGCGCGAGACGGCCGGCTACGCCCGAAGGCTCCGGTTCGTCCTGTTCGACCGGGGCGGCTACGTCGCAATGTGCCGGCGCTATCGCGAGCACGCCCGCGTCGAGGGTCGGCTCGTCACCTTCCGCGAAAAGCTCGCGCGCAATCCCGACGTCGAGCGCCTCGCGGGCGCCGCGAACGTCTGGTTCATGGACCGGGGCGGCGGGCTGGACCTCGCCCGTGAGATGGCCGCCGCCGGCATGGACCGCGTGCTGTGGAGCGCCGGCCGAACCTCAAACGAAGTCGCCGCACTCCGCCAGATGGGCTGGCTGATCAGCCGCTACGACATCTACCAGGACCTGATGAATCCTGCGGAGTTCCACCGACTTCATCACGTGCCGCGCGACTGGCCCAACGACGCCTGGCCCACCGGCGTGATCCGGCGCGCCGATGGCGACTGGGTCCGCGGCTGGCAGGTGCGCACCAAGGACGGCAGCATGATCCCCTGCGCGGTGCTCTGCGATCGCCTCGCCCCCGACCGCGCCCGACAGCGAATTCGTGAAGAGCTCGCCGCCCGCCCCTACAACACGCGCTTCATTGACACCACCACGGCGACACCCTGGCGGGAGTGTTACGACCCCGCCCATCCAATGAGTCGGACGGAAAGCCGGATGTACAAGATGGAACTGCTGAAGGTCGTTTCCCATGAATTCAATCTCATCTGCGGCTCCGAAACCGGACACGACGCGGCAGTTCCGTTTGTGCACTACTTCGAGGGCATGTTGAGCCTCGGTCCGTTCCGAGTTCCCG
The nucleotide sequence above comes from Kiritimatiellia bacterium. Encoded proteins:
- a CDS encoding glycoside hydrolase — encoded protein: MNSLSDLRSVLRRIPVLALALMPDLANAQTILWQTSAVPDRVWSREHAAATLHREADAVRITHRGEKDWALRPEIAIPPMNGIAEVAVPIRGDGRGEITVAFARKTEDDRVLEWTHRARTLRPPTTTIVLRTRARLPVAGERLHARVLGTGPGEFVVGPITATVVAPPPMASGQPLTISNRVIAARLDPRDATLALTDLRTARSWLPARPSSPWQALRVRAARDRLEWTLSDEFGEASWDARLTLEPDLAEAVLLLTPRHGTNAPMREPLAYPPPLAADPPESAELILPLNEGIGFPVGDAAVPTMRLIAYGGHGICMAFAGLVAGDTAFMMLIETPDDAAIRLDRREGRLVLAPEWDPQRETAGYARRLRFVLFDRGGYVAMCRRYREHARVEGRLVTFREKLARNPDVERLAGAANVWFMDRGGGLDLAREMAAAGMDRVLWSAGRTSNEVAALRQMGWLISRYDIYQDLMNPAEFHRLHHVPRDWPNDAWPTGVIRRADGDWVRGWQVRTKDGSMIPCAVLCDRLAPDRARQRIREELAARPYNTRFIDTTTATPWRECYDPAHPMSRTESRMYKMELLKVVSHEFNLICGSETGHDAAVPFVHYFEGMLSLGPFRVPDAGRDMERKWDEVPERVARFQTGHRYRLPLWELVYHDCVVAQWYWGDYNNKLPALWRRRDLWNALYGTPPMYMFNRAEWARDRERFVESYRIATPVHRRTMFHPMISHRRLTPDGSVQQSEFGDGTVVTVNFGETPYRLPGGRELAPETAIWTAQAP
- a CDS encoding glycoside hydrolase family 78 protein, with the translated sequence MRPEMWILFLAASSLWFPPSVRAALRVEDLRCEHLVNPTAVETAAPRLRWRLSSERRGDRPTAWQVLVARSAAALAEDRGELWDSGQQRWEEGTEIRYGGTPLRSGETAFWKVRVWDREGQPSGWSGIASWTMGITDPSEWAGAEWIGLDGVTETGLLMRGSWIWTPERPEPPGARYFRRVVVVPDGGDPVRRARLLAAADNLADIYCNGERVGRVSSFKASGEFDLMRHLHGGTNVLAVRVENLGGGPNPAGWLAVIEVEHESGRAWSMETDAEWRCATNEPPGWPERLELVEGWMPVRAVGRPGDPPWGAVALPADRRQPARWLRREFALTGEIRRAVVHYSALGLGELWINGRRIGDEVLWPPLTHYDARVPYVTRDVTEALQTGSNAIGVILGNGRYYAPRLVEPTETLTYGWPKLRLCLAVEFTDGRRERLVSDASWRMTTNGPVLANNEYDGEDYDARREMRGWASAGFDESGWWPAQRVGAPAGRMWGAVMPPIRVTETLRPREIRRRPDGRWIVDMGQNMVGWCRIRVRGPRGTVVTLRHAETLNAEGELYLDNIRGAKVTDRYVLRGEGVEEWEPRFTYHGFRFVEVEGWPGELTAEMIDGRVVHDDVERVGEWSCSDPLLNQIFSNAVWGIRGNYRSIPTDCPQRDERQGWLGDRSAECHGEMFLFDLAAFYAKWTRDIVDAQRDNGSVPNVAPPYWPIYTDNMTWPSSLLFVPRALLDHYDDRVTVAEAWPAMVRWMEHMQTFVTNGIQPRDTYGDWCVPPEDPKLIHSKDLARKTAGPLIGTAYFAKCAEMLAEFARLLGRGGEAARYERLARETAAAFHREFFRPADGWYDNGTATACILPLRFGLVPEAERGRVAGRLVDKLEREAGGHVMTGLIGGQWLMRTLTDLGRADLAWTLATRESYPSWGYMVRRGATTIWELWNGDTADPAMNSHNHVMLLGDLVIWMFENLAGIANAPDRSGFRRLRMRPEVVPGCERVRAVYRAVSGRIESEWASRGRELVWEVCIPPGVTAELWVPAASVESVREEGGGPAAAAEGVRAARQVGDRVVLEVESGRYRFTVRR